A genome region from Clostridium pasteurianum includes the following:
- a CDS encoding MerR family transcriptional regulator → MANQIKISDFVKLTGSTLKTVLYYHKIGLLKEPKRSDSGYRLYGAEELSRMRMIKHLKNLGLSLKQIKEILKDANDETNLNEVLKALQTGLLKEKKRIEDQLSKIQTLLKSPIVTLEKTPFESEAFKTVTNMLETTEAQKQIHGYTKLFEQQRNIFGIIEDFKWGKDYKNNFIGIAEYFKLHPEKYKIALEFGKRLAKLKELSEDDPEVEALAREGADFIKNIPLLKEKLCNQTGFEMTYENLLNELTDDYLSPSQKKHRELIQKYLNYEGGTTNEK, encoded by the coding sequence ATGGCTAATCAAATTAAAATCAGTGATTTCGTTAAGTTAACCGGCAGCACTTTAAAAACCGTTTTATACTATCATAAAATTGGTTTGCTTAAGGAGCCAAAGCGATCAGATAGCGGTTATCGTCTATACGGAGCAGAAGAACTTTCACGTATGAGAATGATTAAGCACTTAAAAAACTTAGGCTTAAGTTTAAAACAGATAAAAGAAATATTAAAAGATGCAAATGATGAAACTAATTTAAATGAAGTTCTAAAAGCACTGCAAACTGGCCTTTTAAAAGAAAAAAAGCGAATCGAAGATCAATTATCAAAAATACAAACATTATTAAAGAGCCCCATAGTTACCCTTGAAAAGACTCCCTTTGAATCTGAAGCCTTTAAAACAGTTACAAATATGTTAGAAACTACTGAAGCCCAAAAACAAATTCACGGCTATACTAAACTTTTTGAACAGCAGCGTAATATTTTTGGTATTATAGAAGATTTTAAATGGGGTAAAGATTATAAAAATAATTTTATAGGAATAGCGGAATATTTTAAGCTGCATCCGGAAAAATATAAAATAGCTTTAGAATTTGGTAAACGCCTTGCTAAACTAAAAGAACTGTCCGAGGATGATCCAGAGGTTGAAGCTCTGGCAAGAGAAGGCGCTGATTTTATAAAAAACATACCACTTCTTAAAGAAAAGCTATGCAATCAAACTGGCTTTGAAATGACATATGAAAATTTACTTAATGAACTAACAGACGATTATCTTTCACCTTCTCAAAAGAAACATAGGGAACTTATACAAAAATATTTAAACTACGAGGGAGGTACTACTAATGAAAAGTGA
- a CDS encoding methyltransferase family protein, with protein MKSDTNKSNAKIYAFPIILMIILWVILFLPAGTIKFWQAWILWSGFSLITLFIAVYFTKKNPEFLARRSKTKEKETAKTPTFFKLYFISFILPGIDFYFNWSKEPVWLVIISNLIFFAGYIFIFFVFKQNAYASTVIQVENKQKVITTGFYSIVRHPMYSGMVLMSLFMPLALGSYYSLIPALLIIPILVFRIKNEEKTLLYELQGYSDYCLKTPYRLIPLIW; from the coding sequence ATGAAAAGTGATACAAATAAATCAAATGCCAAGATTTATGCATTTCCAATAATTCTTATGATTATTCTGTGGGTTATTCTGTTTCTACCTGCGGGCACAATTAAATTCTGGCAGGCATGGATTTTGTGGTCAGGTTTTTCCTTGATAACGCTTTTTATTGCAGTTTATTTTACTAAAAAAAATCCCGAGTTTCTAGCTAGGAGATCGAAAACTAAGGAAAAAGAAACAGCAAAAACTCCAACATTTTTCAAACTATATTTTATAAGTTTTATTCTTCCTGGTATAGATTTTTACTTTAATTGGTCTAAGGAACCAGTATGGCTTGTAATTATATCAAATCTCATATTCTTTGCAGGATACATCTTTATTTTCTTCGTTTTTAAGCAGAATGCTTATGCTTCAACAGTTATACAGGTAGAAAATAAACAAAAGGTTATTACAACAGGCTTCTACTCCATAGTTAGACATCCAATGTATTCCGGAATGGTGTTAATGTCTCTCTTTATGCCTCTGGCACTTGGATCTTATTACTCACTTATACCTGCACTTTTAATAATACCTATACTTGTATTTAGAATAAAAAATGAAGAAAAAACTCTTTTATATGAACTTCAGGGTTACAGCGATTACTGTTTAAAAACGCCATATAGACTTATTCCTTTAATATGGTAA
- a CDS encoding LacI family DNA-binding transcriptional regulator, with the protein MKYKKTTISDIAKSMNVSSITVSRALRGEDGVSKELRDKIIYKAKTLGYHKPKNNVNILILHEKTNLQDNPNFNLTLQCMETELQKRGAEYSIEFIPKDKQNRKEIPCKILKGNVFDGILFIGRFNIDYMNFLKSKVECQVLYGNYLPSLECDTVRFNAVNLGYKQCKYLLLNGHKNIGFAGNLSFYTLNEKILGMQAAMDEYGLKVNKNFFVNSKSNDLEKNLLKMLSLKNKPTAIICQGDLTAMKIIKLLHENNFKVPDDVSIIGKGNQEVCAISIPALTTIDINIEYSCKSIIDLIINRINNPKKPYENITINGFLVERDSVKKLTNGGLI; encoded by the coding sequence TTGAAATACAAAAAAACAACCATTTCAGACATAGCAAAATCAATGAACGTATCATCAATTACTGTTAGTAGAGCCCTCAGAGGTGAAGATGGTGTAAGTAAAGAACTGAGAGATAAAATAATTTACAAAGCTAAAACTTTAGGTTATCATAAGCCAAAAAATAACGTTAATATTTTGATTCTTCACGAAAAGACTAATTTGCAGGATAACCCAAACTTCAATCTTACTCTCCAATGCATGGAAACAGAACTTCAAAAAAGAGGTGCTGAATACAGCATAGAATTTATACCAAAGGATAAACAAAATAGAAAGGAAATTCCCTGCAAAATTTTAAAGGGAAATGTTTTTGATGGAATACTATTCATTGGAAGATTTAATATAGATTACATGAACTTTTTAAAATCCAAAGTTGAATGTCAGGTCTTATACGGAAATTATTTACCCTCACTTGAATGTGATACTGTAAGGTTCAATGCTGTAAATCTCGGCTATAAGCAGTGTAAGTACTTACTTCTTAACGGTCATAAAAACATAGGCTTTGCAGGCAACTTATCATTTTACACATTAAATGAAAAAATTCTTGGAATGCAGGCTGCTATGGATGAATATGGACTTAAAGTAAATAAAAATTTCTTTGTAAACAGCAAATCTAATGACCTAGAAAAAAATTTATTAAAGATGTTAAGCCTAAAAAATAAACCCACTGCAATTATATGTCAGGGTGATTTGACTGCGATGAAAATAATAAAACTGCTGCATGAAAATAACTTTAAAGTTCCAGACGATGTTTCAATAATAGGAAAAGGCAATCAGGAAGTATGTGCCATATCCATTCCAGCTCTTACAACCATAGATATCAATATAGAATATTCATGCAAAAGCATTATAGATTTAATTATAAATAGAATTAATAATCCAAAAAAGCCATATGAAAATATAACTATAAATGGCTTCTTAGTAGAAAGAGATTCCGTTAAAAAGCTCACAAATGGAGGTCTTATATGA
- a CDS encoding ABC transporter ATP-binding protein → MRENIIVNFFKHNKLRYTIGLIFMIASSYIQTLFPKVLGDTIDILKNSHFKSALVKSNILYMVIIAFSTFVCTFVWRNMVMGGGRKLENTIREKLFDHFQTLSPEFYNNEKTGNLIAYAINDISAVRMTFGPAAAMSINGLVICISSIYSMITGISFKLTIMCLVPIPFIIIVMFKIGQIVQHRFRKVQENFAEISDRVQENINGIRVIKAYVQEESEVENFKKLNDKMMDSNLKLVKISSALSPIIELCFSVSFVFNLIIGGNMVLKGQASLGDFVAFNTYIAMIMTPVISIGRVIVVLQRGMASLKRLNKIFKVKPAVTDGKAMLEKNIEGNIELKNLSFSYPGSDKNALNNINLTIKKGSTIGIIGKTGSGKTTLTNLLLKLYNVDDGTILFDGNDINDYKLSSIRDNIGYVPQDNFLFSASIKENIGFFKDIYSDDEIEASAKAACIYESILDFPNGFNTVLGERGVNISGGQKQRISIARAIIKNPSLLILDDSLSAVDAVTETNILNNLKDVRKNKTAIIIAHRLSAVKDADEIIVLDKGRIAEKGTHDELLKKGGIYYEIYREQFKDENSEAC, encoded by the coding sequence ATGAGAGAAAATATAATAGTTAATTTCTTTAAACATAACAAACTCAGATATACCATAGGCTTAATTTTTATGATTGCTTCATCTTACATACAAACTTTATTTCCAAAAGTTCTTGGTGATACTATAGATATTTTAAAAAACAGTCACTTTAAAAGTGCTCTCGTAAAATCCAATATTCTTTACATGGTTATAATAGCCTTTTCAACCTTTGTATGCACTTTTGTATGGAGAAACATGGTTATGGGTGGTGGAAGAAAACTTGAAAACACCATAAGAGAAAAGCTTTTTGACCACTTTCAAACATTATCACCGGAGTTTTATAATAATGAAAAAACCGGCAATCTTATAGCTTATGCAATAAATGATATTTCTGCTGTAAGAATGACCTTTGGTCCGGCTGCCGCTATGTCAATAAATGGTCTTGTAATATGTATTTCTTCAATTTATTCTATGATAACCGGTATAAGCTTTAAGCTGACCATAATGTGCCTTGTACCTATACCTTTTATAATAATTGTAATGTTTAAAATAGGTCAAATAGTTCAGCATAGATTTAGGAAGGTTCAAGAAAATTTTGCAGAAATATCAGATAGAGTACAGGAAAATATAAATGGAATAAGAGTTATAAAAGCATACGTTCAAGAAGAATCAGAAGTTGAAAATTTCAAAAAGCTTAACGATAAAATGATGGATTCAAATTTAAAACTAGTTAAGATATCTTCTGCCCTCTCACCAATAATTGAACTTTGCTTCAGTGTAAGCTTTGTTTTCAATTTAATTATAGGTGGAAACATGGTTTTAAAAGGTCAGGCTTCCCTTGGAGATTTTGTTGCTTTTAATACATACATAGCCATGATTATGACTCCTGTAATATCTATTGGACGTGTAATTGTTGTTCTTCAAAGAGGAATGGCCTCTCTGAAAAGATTAAACAAAATATTTAAAGTAAAACCTGCGGTAACTGATGGGAAGGCCATGCTTGAGAAAAACATCGAAGGAAATATTGAATTAAAAAATCTGTCATTTTCTTATCCTGGCTCCGATAAAAATGCTTTAAATAATATAAACTTAACTATAAAAAAAGGCTCAACCATCGGAATAATTGGCAAAACAGGTTCTGGGAAAACCACTTTAACAAATTTGCTTTTAAAACTTTACAATGTAGATGATGGGACAATACTTTTTGATGGAAATGATATAAATGATTACAAGCTCAGTTCCATAAGAGACAACATTGGCTATGTTCCTCAAGACAATTTTTTATTTTCTGCAAGTATAAAAGAAAATATAGGCTTTTTTAAAGACATATACAGCGATGATGAAATTGAAGCTTCAGCTAAAGCAGCATGCATATACGAAAGTATATTGGATTTTCCAAATGGCTTCAATACAGTTCTTGGAGAAAGAGGAGTAAATATTTCTGGAGGTCAAAAGCAGAGAATATCTATTGCAAGAGCCATAATAAAAAATCCATCTCTTTTAATATTAGATGATTCTCTATCTGCTGTAGATGCTGTAACCGAAACAAATATACTAAACAATCTAAAGGATGTAAGAAAAAATAAAACAGCAATTATAATAGCTCACAGACTTTCCGCTGTTAAGGATGCAGATGAAATAATAGTTTTAGACAAAGGACGTATAGCCGAAAAAGGTACCCATGATGAACTTCTAAAAAAAGGAGGTATATACTATGAAATCTACAGAGAACAGTTCAAAGATGAAAACTCAGAAGCCTGCTAA